One Fontisphaera persica DNA window includes the following coding sequences:
- a CDS encoding TonB-dependent receptor domain-containing protein, whose protein sequence is MSQARKPRRDRTSLIISAVLHAIIIAGVGYWMHTTGRLEALKETILKLAQGEKQEKPVKEIKAIQPKVQQRQAPLPKINEGLPPPPSSGGTRRAVAADAPEAVGGGTFFADTRTQGEGPSTGTGRPTTAAAPSNPPPRLVVAPPPPPPPKPSFAPPPRATIKQLLMERAKEAAATEAVGTEQISKTGSSDAGAIVTKVSGATIVEGKFAVIRGLSDRYVTTTFNGGEIPSADPYRRSASLDLFPAQVIDRVVVAKTFTPDQQGAFTGGGINIISKSFPDRPFANFSLGGSYNTQTTGNKEYLSYKGGSLDWLGMDDGTRKLPAPLDDLNVKIPVVVANTGPNNPSNPAYRDRIAQANTLDRYTKLLGTAQFAPDRGEAPPWNHNFAFSFGDTTHFLGRPLGVFGNWNYRHDYSFYKDGISRRYAPGGGGTFQVYKDSDEVLSQSVVNWGGMVSLASQWHPDHELAFNFLYNQNGVDYVRYQEGTQASDPGAEIHQNRLQFTERNLQTFQLKGADKFPALADLKLDWLAGISLTRQYEPDVRFFNYRSDGGSFAVGLASIPDPKEPTRYWRNLDEQNNNLKLDFTLPIRQPNGREGFLKAGWFASASDRTFTERQIYYPDTMGFDGNPNNYLRADNLGYIRPPSTNLATGRIRYDWMRYLATYDSKYEAANRIYAYYAMLDFPVSSRLRLVGGARIESTEMEVDSYSDVAIAGRRDNKSNLSQTDLLPAVGLIYSLRTNMSLRLHYSQTIARPSFRELAGYRSYDPLLDVLLDGNPSLQMSLAQNYDLRWEWFPRPGEIYSVSFYYKQLENAIERIATDNLADSVTFINRPTATVMGFELEARKNLDFLAHDLRYFSIGGNFSYIQSETELFEYEFKNKQQYLSNAKRTRALYDQSPYILNADLSYDNPRLGTSASLILSAAGSRIIVASPVAEDVYEHPPLTLDFVLSQKLGRKATVRFTARNLLDPPYERTYGDKTGSEALYYGKYKRGVTLGLSFSYDF, encoded by the coding sequence ATGTCCCAAGCACGCAAACCCCGCCGCGACCGGACCAGCCTGATTATCTCGGCCGTACTCCACGCCATCATCATTGCCGGCGTGGGGTACTGGATGCACACCACCGGCCGGCTGGAAGCGTTGAAGGAAACCATTCTTAAACTGGCCCAGGGCGAAAAGCAGGAAAAGCCCGTCAAGGAAATCAAGGCCATCCAGCCCAAAGTCCAGCAACGCCAGGCCCCGCTCCCGAAAATCAATGAAGGCTTGCCTCCGCCCCCCAGCAGCGGCGGCACCCGCCGCGCCGTGGCCGCCGACGCCCCCGAAGCCGTGGGCGGCGGCACTTTTTTTGCCGACACCCGCACGCAGGGCGAAGGCCCCTCCACCGGCACCGGCCGCCCCACCACCGCCGCCGCGCCCAGCAACCCGCCCCCGCGCCTCGTCGTGGCGCCGCCCCCTCCGCCGCCACCCAAGCCCTCGTTTGCGCCGCCACCCAGGGCCACCATCAAGCAACTGCTGATGGAGCGCGCCAAAGAGGCAGCCGCCACAGAAGCGGTGGGCACCGAGCAAATCTCCAAAACCGGCTCCTCCGATGCCGGCGCCATTGTCACCAAAGTTTCGGGCGCCACCATTGTGGAAGGCAAATTTGCCGTCATCCGCGGCCTCAGCGACCGCTACGTGACCACCACCTTCAACGGCGGCGAAATCCCCTCCGCCGACCCCTACCGCCGCTCGGCCTCGCTCGACCTGTTTCCCGCCCAGGTCATTGACCGCGTGGTGGTGGCCAAAACCTTCACCCCGGACCAGCAGGGCGCCTTCACCGGCGGCGGCATCAACATCATCAGCAAATCCTTTCCCGACCGCCCCTTCGCCAATTTCTCCCTCGGCGGCTCCTACAACACCCAGACCACCGGCAACAAAGAATACCTCTCCTACAAGGGCGGCAGTCTGGACTGGCTGGGCATGGACGACGGCACCCGCAAGCTGCCTGCGCCCCTCGATGATTTGAATGTAAAAATCCCCGTGGTGGTGGCCAACACCGGGCCAAACAACCCGTCCAATCCAGCTTATCGCGACCGCATTGCCCAAGCCAACACATTGGACCGCTACACCAAGCTGTTAGGCACGGCGCAATTCGCGCCCGACCGCGGCGAGGCGCCACCGTGGAATCACAATTTTGCGTTTTCTTTTGGCGATACCACCCACTTTTTGGGGCGGCCGCTGGGCGTCTTCGGCAACTGGAACTACCGACATGATTACAGTTTTTACAAGGATGGGATTTCCCGCCGCTACGCGCCCGGCGGCGGAGGGACGTTTCAGGTCTATAAGGACAGCGATGAAGTCCTTTCGCAATCGGTGGTGAACTGGGGCGGCATGGTCAGCCTGGCCAGCCAGTGGCATCCCGACCACGAGCTGGCCTTTAATTTTTTGTACAATCAAAATGGCGTTGATTACGTCCGCTATCAGGAAGGCACCCAGGCCAGCGACCCCGGCGCGGAAATCCACCAAAACCGCCTGCAATTCACCGAGCGCAATTTGCAAACCTTCCAGCTTAAGGGCGCGGACAAGTTTCCCGCGCTGGCCGATTTGAAACTGGACTGGCTGGCCGGAATTTCGCTCACCCGCCAATATGAGCCGGATGTGCGCTTCTTCAATTACCGCTCCGATGGCGGCAGCTTTGCCGTCGGTCTGGCCAGCATTCCCGACCCCAAGGAACCCACGCGCTATTGGCGCAACCTGGACGAGCAGAACAACAATTTGAAGCTGGATTTCACCCTTCCCATTCGGCAGCCCAATGGACGCGAGGGCTTCCTCAAGGCCGGCTGGTTCGCCAGCGCCTCTGACCGCACCTTCACCGAGCGCCAGATTTACTATCCCGATACCATGGGGTTTGACGGCAACCCGAATAATTACCTGCGCGCCGACAACCTCGGTTACATCCGCCCCCCCTCCACCAACCTCGCCACCGGCCGCATCCGCTACGACTGGATGCGTTACCTCGCCACCTACGACAGCAAATACGAAGCCGCCAACCGCATCTATGCCTACTATGCCATGCTCGATTTCCCGGTGAGCAGCCGGTTGCGTCTGGTCGGCGGCGCTCGCATCGAGAGCACCGAAATGGAAGTGGACTCCTACAGCGACGTCGCCATTGCCGGGCGCCGCGACAACAAAAGCAATCTTTCGCAAACCGACCTGCTCCCCGCCGTCGGCCTCATCTACTCCCTCCGCACCAACATGAGCCTGCGCCTCCACTACAGCCAGACCATCGCGCGCCCCTCCTTCCGCGAGCTGGCCGGCTACCGCAGTTATGACCCGCTCCTCGACGTGCTGCTGGATGGCAATCCCAGCCTGCAGATGAGCCTCGCGCAAAATTACGACCTCCGCTGGGAGTGGTTTCCGCGCCCGGGGGAAATCTACAGCGTGAGCTTTTACTACAAACAACTGGAAAATGCCATCGAGCGCATTGCCACTGACAACCTGGCCGACAGCGTGACCTTCATCAACCGCCCCACCGCCACCGTCATGGGCTTCGAGCTGGAGGCACGCAAAAACCTGGATTTCCTCGCGCATGACCTCCGCTACTTCAGCATCGGCGGTAACTTCTCCTACATCCAATCCGAAACCGAGCTGTTTGAATACGAATTCAAGAACAAGCAGCAATACCTCAGCAACGCCAAACGCACCCGCGCGCTCTACGACCAGTCGCCCTACATCCTCAACGCCGACTTGAGCTATGATAACCCGCGCC